In Acidimicrobiales bacterium, the following are encoded in one genomic region:
- a CDS encoding GNAT family N-acetyltransferase, with amino-acid sequence MVACPTLETERLVLRPFRDDDVDDYFAVLDSPEVRRCLHLPESLDRSDAWQQIAGFLGQWVLRGTGQWALEERFTGVFLGRAGLHRPERPDWPGVEVGWTLHPDHWGKGYATEAGAAAIRYAFEELDLDRIFSCILPDNGPSQAVARRLGMELLEERTMAFFPSAPHGIWALDRDTAGFSR; translated from the coding sequence ATGGTGGCCTGCCCGACGCTTGAGACCGAAAGGCTTGTTCTGCGCCCGTTCAGAGATGACGACGTGGACGACTACTTCGCCGTGCTGGACAGTCCGGAGGTGCGACGCTGCCTGCACCTCCCGGAGAGCCTGGACCGGAGCGACGCTTGGCAGCAGATCGCTGGGTTCCTGGGCCAGTGGGTGCTCCGGGGAACCGGACAGTGGGCGCTAGAGGAGCGGTTCACGGGAGTCTTTCTGGGCCGAGCAGGCCTCCACCGTCCCGAGCGTCCGGACTGGCCGGGCGTGGAGGTCGGCTGGACGCTCCACCCCGATCACTGGGGGAAGGGCTACGCCACGGAGGCCGGTGCCGCGGCCATCCGGTACGCATTCGAGGAACTGGACTTGGACCGGATCTTCTCGTGCATCCTCCCCGACAACGGGCCATCCCAGGCCGTAGCCCGACGGCTGGGCATGGAGTTGCTGGAGGAGCGCACTATGGCGTTCTTTCCGTCGGCCCCCCACGGCATCTGGGCCTTGGACAGAGATACCGCCGGCTTCAGCCGTTGA
- a CDS encoding DUF2061 domain-containing protein codes for MREHPESPIFGPEDPRLDPPNPPEIQPVRSIAKAISWRVVGTLDTLILSFVILSFLGPFLGLEEASGVDKIRTAALIALTEVATKMTLYYLHERLWSRLQWDRTVDEEGHYREGRRRSATKTATWRVLASADTMVLGFVFTGNLATAISIGGFEVITKLVLYFFHERYWARIRWGIIAGSA; via the coding sequence ATGAGAGAACATCCTGAAAGTCCGATCTTTGGTCCTGAGGACCCGCGCTTAGATCCCCCGAACCCTCCGGAAATCCAACCGGTTCGTTCGATCGCCAAGGCGATCTCTTGGCGGGTGGTGGGAACACTCGACACCCTGATCTTGTCCTTCGTCATCCTGAGTTTTCTGGGCCCTTTCTTGGGCCTTGAGGAGGCAAGCGGAGTTGACAAGATAAGAACCGCCGCCTTAATTGCTTTGACCGAAGTGGCAACCAAGATGACGCTCTACTACCTGCATGAGCGACTCTGGTCGCGGTTGCAATGGGACCGCACCGTGGACGAAGAGGGCCACTACCGGGAGGGGCGACGGCGCTCGGCTACCAAGACGGCGACATGGCGGGTGTTGGCGAGCGCCGACACGATGGTGCTCGGGTTCGTCTTCACCGGCAATTTGGCGACAGCCATATCGATCGGTGGATTCGAGGTCATTACCAAGTTGGTGCTCTATTTCTTCCATGAACGCTATTGGGCGCGGATCCGTTGGGGGATCATCGCGGGGAGTGCATGA
- a CDS encoding LytR C-terminal domain-containing protein, with protein MSPTVTERVEDRDPESGDNELSPETLSPDLLPDGVVTDGEYVDPRGPIFLAFQESLDRTSRFSGLDSFCRMGSADPIDAPTAVEAGITAESIVIAQIDTRLNELVKVGFGVPVGDPGAMVAAFLDVVNEACGGIHGRSLELRTIGVSALGGGDLDIDTLREAACLEAVEIHEAVVVLAATPIPGTAASCLTRRHRVSHLAVRGISDLDLLQGQGLLHSIEVGDRTGLSLALGAAIDRGLLVGATIGVVVPDSPQRSDDLMAAVDHALAEVDMTSNRYQIGCEGATTCQVGLDTAVAAMIADGVDVVIPLVDMTSLPWLILEMLEQQMPRPQFVLSGLDGQGLDAVASRIAEFGGPTAGAYYDGALVVDGSATGAQRLDDAERRPFDRLCVEAWAEVEGVAVPTVESAADDVHRTVVEACSLVRWVARAVEAAGPDPSRLALQVALAGVGPIDVPDMRPTTVDGRRWRTVQVRRYEYPCAHGVGFGASAGCLVPDGPPVVLDRAGVPVPPDGPFSRPPDQVVVFVANGSSVGGLAGKVTRLLGLDSYQTTAPGNAYRASLSTIYYREGFLGDARAVGTTLSLPADEVPMPELIDFVAPSTVDRVLAADIVVVIGSTDARRLEKAD; from the coding sequence ATGTCCCCGACCGTTACGGAGCGGGTTGAAGACAGGGATCCCGAGAGCGGCGACAATGAGTTGTCTCCAGAGACACTCTCGCCAGATCTCCTACCCGACGGGGTGGTTACCGATGGCGAATACGTCGACCCCCGCGGACCGATCTTTCTCGCCTTTCAGGAGTCTCTCGACCGGACCAGTCGGTTCTCCGGACTGGACTCCTTCTGTCGGATGGGCTCCGCTGATCCGATAGACGCTCCTACTGCTGTGGAGGCGGGAATCACTGCCGAATCGATCGTCATCGCCCAGATCGACACCCGCCTCAACGAGTTAGTCAAGGTGGGCTTCGGCGTGCCGGTGGGCGATCCCGGCGCCATGGTGGCTGCGTTCCTGGATGTCGTGAACGAGGCATGCGGCGGAATCCACGGTCGATCACTCGAGCTTCGAACCATTGGCGTGTCGGCGCTGGGGGGTGGCGATCTCGACATCGACACCCTGCGTGAGGCTGCCTGTCTGGAAGCTGTCGAGATTCACGAAGCAGTCGTGGTCCTGGCCGCCACCCCCATACCTGGAACCGCCGCAAGCTGTCTCACTCGCCGCCACCGGGTCTCCCATCTCGCCGTACGCGGCATCTCCGACCTGGACTTGCTCCAAGGGCAGGGTCTGCTCCACTCCATCGAGGTCGGTGACCGAACTGGTCTGAGCCTCGCCCTGGGGGCTGCCATAGACCGCGGACTCCTAGTTGGTGCGACCATTGGGGTGGTCGTACCAGATTCACCTCAACGGTCTGACGACCTCATGGCCGCGGTCGATCATGCACTGGCCGAGGTCGACATGACTTCCAACCGGTATCAGATCGGATGCGAAGGGGCCACCACATGCCAGGTGGGCCTAGACACTGCAGTCGCCGCCATGATTGCTGACGGCGTGGACGTGGTCATCCCGCTAGTCGACATGACGTCACTGCCGTGGCTGATCCTGGAGATGCTGGAACAGCAAATGCCCCGCCCACAGTTTGTCCTGTCGGGTCTGGACGGACAGGGCCTGGATGCGGTGGCATCACGGATCGCCGAGTTCGGCGGACCGACCGCTGGCGCCTACTACGACGGCGCCCTGGTGGTCGACGGGTCGGCGACCGGTGCACAGCGACTTGATGATGCTGAACGGCGACCGTTCGATCGTCTCTGCGTCGAGGCTTGGGCAGAGGTCGAGGGCGTAGCGGTGCCCACCGTCGAAAGCGCCGCGGATGACGTCCACCGGACGGTGGTGGAGGCGTGCAGCCTCGTGCGTTGGGTGGCTCGGGCTGTCGAAGCAGCCGGGCCCGATCCGTCCCGGCTAGCTCTGCAGGTCGCGCTGGCCGGCGTGGGACCGATCGACGTGCCTGATATGCGTCCCACCACGGTCGACGGTCGACGTTGGCGGACCGTACAGGTCCGTCGATACGAGTACCCGTGCGCTCACGGCGTCGGCTTCGGGGCGTCGGCGGGCTGCTTGGTGCCCGACGGTCCACCGGTGGTACTGGATCGAGCCGGCGTGCCGGTGCCGCCGGATGGGCCATTCAGCAGGCCCCCCGATCAAGTGGTCGTATTCGTAGCCAACGGCTCCAGTGTGGGCGGGTTGGCAGGCAAGGTTACCCGACTCCTTGGGCTGGACAGTTACCAGACGACCGCACCCGGCAACGCCTACCGGGCCTCGTTGTCGACGATCTACTACCGGGAAGGATTCCTTGGCGACGCTAGGGCGGTCGGCACGACACTGTCCCTACCCGCCGATGAGGTCCCGATGCCCGAGCTGATCGACTTCGTAGCGCCGTCGACCGTCGACCGGGTGCTAGCCGCCGACATCGTGGTGGTCATCGGTTCCACCGACGCCCGCCGCCTGGAGAAAGCCGACTGA
- a CDS encoding SOS response-associated peptidase: MCGRVVTASGPEELSEYLGADAIVDVLDGPDHNVAPSRRLPVVWTSDEGGGRLLGTARWGLVPGWAKDPAIGDRMFNARAETVADKPSFRDAFRCRRCLVAVDGFYEWGPGTPSPADQRPDNARTSKQPWYIQRSDGRPLVFAGLWERWVGTGSDDRRPGTDPSVNGPSDDGLRTCAVITVQANGDLSPVHHRMPAVLESAEWGAWLDADDPNRHELERLLAPAADGTLSRHPVDHRVNNARNKGADLLDLLDRTRIDAPPPPAGQGALW, translated from the coding sequence ATGTGCGGCCGTGTGGTGACCGCGTCGGGCCCGGAGGAACTGAGCGAATACCTCGGGGCTGACGCCATTGTCGATGTGCTGGACGGCCCCGACCACAACGTCGCACCGTCTCGCCGTCTTCCCGTGGTTTGGACTTCTGATGAGGGCGGCGGCCGACTCCTCGGCACGGCACGCTGGGGACTGGTGCCCGGCTGGGCAAAGGATCCGGCTATCGGAGACCGGATGTTCAACGCACGGGCCGAGACGGTGGCCGATAAGCCTTCCTTTCGAGATGCCTTCCGCTGCCGACGCTGTCTGGTAGCCGTGGATGGTTTCTACGAGTGGGGTCCCGGTACGCCGTCGCCTGCCGACCAACGGCCTGACAATGCCCGAACCTCTAAACAGCCGTGGTACATCCAGCGGTCGGACGGACGCCCGTTGGTCTTCGCCGGCCTGTGGGAGCGGTGGGTCGGTACCGGATCGGATGACCGGCGTCCAGGAACCGATCCATCCGTGAACGGACCGTCAGACGATGGGCTTCGAACCTGCGCCGTCATCACGGTGCAGGCCAATGGTGACCTCTCGCCAGTGCACCACCGAATGCCGGCCGTACTCGAGTCAGCCGAATGGGGTGCGTGGCTGGATGCCGACGACCCGAATCGTCACGAACTCGAGCGCCTGCTGGCCCCGGCTGCTGACGGCACGCTGTCTCGCCATCCAGTCGACCACAGGGTGAACAACGCCCGGAACAAGGGCGCCGACCTGCTGGATCTCTTGGACCGGACGCGGATTGACGCGCCACCGCCACCCGCTGGACAGGGGGCGCTCTGGTGA
- a CDS encoding DUF2079 domain-containing protein produces the protein MRTKPSLERTAQSLERTGETVVITVVSLRRRLDIRMLRWQARLDSKAGDRVIPWITAFVLAIVLSLLALARYRDLGIGPDLGHYLQASHLMDRGFEPVVTNLGHNLFADQAAWIFWPIAWILRVLPAAGTLLVLQSMALALAVVPIWRIARGPANLRIAPASALMAAYALHPSVHDLNLAGFHPEALAIPALMAAYLMARSERWWWLAGLALVVVSTRADLGLAVAALGLILVGEDNRTRGWSLATFGLTWFLVMSFVVQPLMGEGHYPHLGAFAHYGDGVVGIFFGILADPAGLLGDLFAREGFDKVLLLLAPALFLPLVRPRYLVPIIPLVVFYLVADVPDAGYGNPQQDVAALAFVFIAATYALMRIGTEGVSRIHVDRRVLMVLVLTAMVFFVRDAASSPYEDPWDWGRRSPTDEARVSTSVLIGDDARVMVPSEVYPLVADRQAAHILLPTHGMLPDLDWSGRIDAVVVDVESLGWLATEIRMFESRLIAMDYRKRFDRDGVRLWVRRPGA, from the coding sequence GTGAGAACAAAGCCGTCCCTGGAGCGAACCGCTCAGTCGCTCGAACGCACTGGCGAAACGGTGGTGATCACCGTGGTGTCGCTCCGGCGACGCCTCGACATCCGGATGCTCCGTTGGCAGGCCCGACTTGACTCCAAGGCTGGGGACCGAGTCATTCCTTGGATCACTGCGTTCGTCCTGGCCATCGTCCTGTCGCTTCTAGCGCTGGCCCGATACCGAGATCTCGGCATCGGACCGGACCTCGGTCACTACCTCCAGGCGTCCCACCTCATGGACCGCGGATTCGAACCAGTGGTGACAAATCTTGGCCACAACCTGTTCGCCGACCAGGCGGCGTGGATCTTCTGGCCCATTGCCTGGATCCTTCGTGTCCTGCCGGCTGCTGGCACGCTGCTCGTCCTCCAATCGATGGCCTTGGCCCTCGCCGTGGTGCCCATCTGGCGGATCGCCCGAGGCCCGGCCAATCTCCGGATCGCTCCCGCTTCTGCCCTGATGGCGGCCTATGCCCTTCACCCGTCAGTGCATGACCTGAACCTGGCCGGCTTCCATCCCGAGGCGTTGGCCATCCCGGCGCTCATGGCGGCCTACCTGATGGCTCGCTCGGAACGCTGGTGGTGGCTGGCGGGGTTGGCGCTGGTGGTGGTGTCCACCCGGGCTGATCTGGGGCTGGCCGTCGCCGCACTCGGACTTATTCTGGTCGGGGAGGACAACCGCACCCGTGGCTGGTCGTTGGCCACTTTCGGCCTGACCTGGTTCCTTGTCATGTCGTTCGTGGTGCAACCCCTGATGGGTGAGGGCCACTACCCGCACCTTGGTGCCTTCGCCCACTACGGCGACGGCGTGGTCGGCATCTTCTTCGGGATACTGGCCGATCCGGCGGGACTGCTGGGCGACTTATTCGCCCGGGAGGGCTTCGACAAAGTGTTGTTGCTGCTCGCTCCGGCGCTATTCCTGCCGCTGGTACGCCCCAGGTATCTGGTGCCGATCATTCCGTTGGTCGTCTTTTACCTGGTGGCTGACGTACCAGACGCCGGCTACGGGAATCCGCAGCAGGACGTGGCAGCGTTGGCCTTCGTATTTATCGCCGCCACGTACGCCCTCATGCGCATCGGGACTGAGGGGGTCAGTCGAATACATGTGGATCGTCGGGTTCTCATGGTTCTGGTGCTGACCGCCATGGTGTTTTTCGTCCGTGATGCCGCCTCGTCGCCCTATGAGGATCCGTGGGACTGGGGTCGACGAAGCCCGACCGACGAGGCTCGGGTCTCGACTTCGGTGCTGATCGGAGACGACGCACGGGTGATGGTGCCGTCAGAGGTGTACCCGCTCGTGGCTGATCGTCAGGCGGCTCACATCCTGTTGCCCACTCACGGCATGCTGCCCGATCTGGACTGGTCTGGACGTATCGACGCCGTGGTGGTCGATGTGGAGTCTCTGGGCTGGCTGGCCACCGAGATCCGAATGTTCGAGTCACGCCTGATAGCCATGGATTACCGCAAGCGGTTCGACCGTGACGGCGTCCGGCTCTGGGTGCGCCGGCCGGGCGCCTGA
- a CDS encoding HIT family protein yields the protein MPTIFTRIIEGELPGRIIWRDDICVAMVDIRPLNTGHVLVVPLAEVDRWTDLPAETAAHCTVVAHAVGQAQMAVFAPARIGLMIAGFEVPHTHLHVVPINHMGHLDFTEADPEVDASHLDAVAEQLRCALRSDGHTAVV from the coding sequence GTGCCCACGATCTTCACCCGCATCATCGAAGGCGAACTTCCCGGACGGATCATCTGGCGGGACGACATCTGTGTGGCCATGGTCGACATCCGGCCTCTCAACACGGGACACGTGCTAGTCGTTCCTCTCGCCGAAGTCGACCGGTGGACCGACCTCCCGGCCGAGACCGCCGCCCACTGCACCGTGGTGGCCCATGCCGTCGGTCAGGCGCAGATGGCCGTCTTTGCCCCCGCCCGAATCGGACTAATGATCGCTGGGTTCGAGGTTCCGCACACACATTTGCACGTCGTGCCGATCAACCACATGGGGCACCTCGACTTCACGGAAGCTGACCCTGAGGTGGACGCCAGCCATCTCGATGCGGTCGCCGAACAACTCCGGTGTGCCCTTCGCTCCGACGGGCACACCGCCGTCGTGTAA
- a CDS encoding CDP-alcohol phosphatidyltransferase family protein, with protein sequence MGPKTSATTPTSLTGWAGVWTIPNLITVVRLGCIPWFLWLLVSQENRMAAALLLGVLGATDWVDGWIARRFNQISDVGKLLDPTADRILLVVALVAIADDGSIPMWFAVTILVREILIGLVALILLAIGVRRIDVTWWGKTGTFALLWAVPCFLAGQSTIPAAVAFEAGAWIFGIPGLLISWIAAWGYVPVARSALRERRTRS encoded by the coding sequence ATGGGACCGAAGACCTCAGCGACCACGCCGACGTCACTCACCGGCTGGGCGGGAGTTTGGACGATTCCCAACCTAATCACCGTGGTCCGCCTCGGGTGCATCCCGTGGTTCTTGTGGCTACTGGTCTCCCAGGAGAACCGCATGGCCGCCGCTTTGCTACTCGGGGTGTTGGGTGCCACCGACTGGGTGGACGGCTGGATCGCCCGTCGTTTCAATCAGATATCCGATGTCGGCAAGTTGCTGGATCCGACGGCTGACCGGATCCTGCTGGTTGTCGCTCTGGTGGCCATCGCTGACGATGGGTCTATTCCAATGTGGTTTGCGGTGACCATCTTGGTTCGGGAAATCCTGATCGGGCTGGTGGCCCTGATCCTGTTGGCGATCGGGGTTCGGCGCATCGACGTGACGTGGTGGGGCAAGACAGGCACATTCGCCCTCTTGTGGGCCGTGCCATGCTTTCTGGCCGGCCAGTCCACGATCCCCGCGGCGGTGGCCTTCGAGGCCGGGGCCTGGATCTTCGGCATTCCGGGCCTGCTCATTTCCTGGATCGCTGCCTGGGGCTACGTTCCGGTGGCCCGCTCCGCACTCAGGGAGCGCCGGACTCGTTCTTGA
- the gcvH gene encoding glycine cleavage system protein GcvH translates to MNVPSDLRYSVDHEWVRVMGDSRVRIGITDYAQDALGDVVFVETPEVGTRIESGSVFGEVESTKSVSELFAPVTGEVVAVNEELETAPEKVNEDPYGEGWICEILAESEGDLMDSAAYQALIED, encoded by the coding sequence ATGAACGTTCCCTCCGATCTCCGCTATTCGGTCGACCATGAGTGGGTCCGGGTGATGGGGGACAGCCGTGTGCGGATTGGGATCACTGACTACGCCCAGGATGCGCTGGGAGACGTGGTGTTCGTCGAGACACCCGAGGTCGGGACCCGGATTGAATCCGGCAGTGTGTTCGGTGAGGTGGAGTCAACTAAGTCGGTCTCGGAGCTTTTCGCGCCGGTGACCGGCGAGGTGGTCGCGGTCAACGAGGAGTTGGAGACAGCTCCCGAGAAGGTCAACGAGGACCCTTACGGCGAGGGATGGATCTGTGAGATCCTGGCCGAATCGGAAGGCGACCTCATGGATTCAGCGGCCTATCAGGCGTTGATCGAGGACTGA
- a CDS encoding FHA domain-containing protein, with product MVGYPEGTNDEPTDAFDPVADVPHRSDRDQFPSECGLFVVESGPKAGSRYGLEAPLTSVGRHGQADILLDDVTVSRRHVEVERIADRYLVRDVGSLNGTWLNGGRIDTAELSDGDELQIGRFKLVFFHGTAD from the coding sequence ATGGTTGGGTATCCCGAGGGCACGAATGACGAACCGACAGACGCCTTCGATCCGGTCGCTGATGTTCCGCACCGGTCCGACCGGGATCAGTTCCCCTCTGAGTGCGGGCTATTCGTCGTCGAGTCAGGCCCCAAGGCCGGTTCGCGCTACGGCCTAGAAGCTCCACTGACCTCTGTGGGTCGCCACGGCCAAGCCGACATCCTGCTCGACGACGTCACGGTGTCACGCCGTCACGTCGAGGTGGAACGGATTGCCGACCGCTATCTGGTCCGGGATGTCGGCTCCCTGAACGGCACCTGGTTGAACGGCGGACGGATCGACACGGCGGAGTTGAGCGACGGCGACGAACTCCAGATCGGCCGATTCAAGTTGGTCTTCTTCCACGGAACAGCGGATTGA
- a CDS encoding MerR family transcriptional regulator produces MNIGDVVTVLEAEFPDVTVSKLRFLEAEGLVRPARSASGYRRYEEEDVARVIRALRLQRDRHLPLKVIASMLDESPPAGTPGDGGVDVPAFRERVGRRGRSAEGGGLSGSVSVSLAELAVMVGLDEDTVAELERLGLVRGREAGSSTVYDDEAVLVGRVAACFVGHGFDVRHLRMYLVAAQREAGLLEQLVGPVAGGGGPGDSSHGRSLLEARQLVDELTDAGSALHELLVRRELGTVGR; encoded by the coding sequence ATGAACATCGGTGACGTGGTCACCGTTCTGGAGGCCGAGTTCCCCGACGTGACCGTTTCCAAGTTGCGGTTCTTGGAGGCTGAAGGTCTGGTTCGCCCGGCCCGATCGGCTAGCGGCTATCGGCGTTACGAGGAGGAGGACGTGGCCCGTGTCATTCGAGCCCTCCGGCTTCAGCGTGACCGGCATCTGCCGTTGAAAGTGATCGCCAGCATGCTCGATGAGAGCCCTCCGGCCGGAACCCCGGGTGACGGTGGCGTTGATGTACCGGCCTTCCGGGAGCGGGTCGGTCGCCGGGGGCGTTCTGCCGAAGGTGGCGGACTATCTGGATCGGTGAGCGTTTCCCTGGCCGAGCTGGCTGTCATGGTGGGCCTTGACGAGGACACGGTCGCTGAGCTCGAACGTCTGGGTCTGGTCCGGGGTCGCGAAGCCGGGTCCAGCACGGTGTACGACGACGAGGCGGTGTTGGTCGGCCGGGTTGCAGCATGCTTCGTGGGTCATGGCTTTGACGTGCGTCATCTCCGGATGTACCTGGTGGCCGCCCAGCGTGAGGCCGGCCTCCTGGAACAGCTGGTAGGTCCAGTCGCCGGCGGTGGGGGACCGGGGGACTCTTCCCACGGTCGGTCGTTGCTTGAGGCTCGACAGTTGGTCGACGAGTTGACCGATGCCGGCTCGGCGCTACACGAGTTGCTGGTCCGGCGGGAACTCGGCACGGTGGGCCGATGA
- a CDS encoding phosphoribosyltransferase family protein, with protein MNGPKLHRTAEEIERRIDSMAEELVDWVDVDTVVVGVLKGCLPFMADLVRQFTVPVEIDFLALSTFLPDSGRVRLTRDLSIDVTGRKVLLVEGVVDTGFRLDYLRRHLASHGASEVRVCTLFDRADRRVLPADLNHVGFDTGATFLVGFGLDHRGEFRNLPAVVEVDLTELDRGGPEMVDAVRNTGRADTHN; from the coding sequence ATGAACGGACCGAAGCTCCATCGCACCGCCGAGGAGATCGAGCGACGGATTGACTCCATGGCCGAGGAGTTGGTGGATTGGGTAGATGTCGACACGGTGGTAGTGGGAGTTCTCAAGGGCTGCCTCCCGTTCATGGCTGACCTCGTGCGGCAATTCACGGTGCCCGTCGAGATCGACTTCTTGGCCCTGAGCACGTTCCTGCCAGACAGTGGTCGTGTTCGCCTTACGAGGGACCTGTCGATCGACGTGACCGGACGCAAGGTCCTGCTCGTAGAGGGTGTGGTCGACACGGGATTCCGTCTCGACTATCTGCGGCGGCATTTGGCCTCCCATGGAGCGTCCGAGGTGAGGGTCTGCACCCTTTTCGATCGTGCTGATCGGCGGGTTCTACCTGCGGATCTGAACCATGTCGGATTCGACACGGGGGCGACGTTCCTGGTCGGATTCGGACTGGACCACCGGGGAGAGTTCCGCAACCTCCCGGCGGTGGTTGAAGTCGACCTGACCGAGCTGGATCGGGGTGGCCCGGAGATGGTGGATGCCGTGAGGAACACGGGACGGGCCGACACGCACAACTAG
- a CDS encoding bifunctional nuclease family protein produces the protein MIAMEVLGVQEVLPSDTPVVLLRETEGERMLPIFIGLPEAKSIGLAMTGQDPPRPMTHDLMASLLETFSVSVEQVVVTEIRERTFFAEVTLRGPVGIEVISARPSDAIALAVRTGAPVFAAEEVVDEAGFVPPPTDDTTESSGETAAEVQVEEFRAFLDSVDPEDFES, from the coding sequence ATGATCGCCATGGAGGTGTTGGGCGTCCAGGAGGTCCTGCCATCGGACACTCCGGTGGTCCTGCTTCGGGAGACTGAGGGCGAGAGGATGCTGCCCATCTTCATCGGGCTACCCGAGGCAAAATCCATCGGTCTGGCTATGACCGGCCAGGATCCGCCACGTCCCATGACTCACGACCTAATGGCCTCCCTGCTGGAGACATTCTCGGTGTCCGTCGAGCAGGTGGTGGTGACCGAAATACGTGAGCGAACGTTCTTTGCTGAGGTCACCCTTCGGGGGCCGGTGGGCATCGAGGTGATCTCAGCCCGACCGTCCGATGCCATTGCCCTGGCCGTGCGAACGGGAGCCCCGGTGTTCGCCGCCGAAGAGGTGGTCGATGAGGCGGGCTTCGTACCGCCGCCGACCGATGACACAACGGAGTCATCCGGAGAGACGGCTGCCGAGGTGCAGGTCGAGGAATTCCGGGCCTTCCTGGACTCGGTCGACCCCGAAGACTTCGAGTCCTGA
- a CDS encoding MerR family transcriptional regulator, producing the protein MAANSDSSLPGSGQESVEPEGYPGKRAAEIAGITYRQLDYWARTDLVRPSMARATGSGSRRLYSYRDLLELRSVKSLLDAGIRLELVREVFAYLTTQLDEDVTRVNLVISGSSVMVRTGEEEIVDLLRHGQGVLNILPLSGVKEQVDARIVELYPEGRRAAEAAPIDRAVGH; encoded by the coding sequence ATGGCCGCCAATTCAGATTCTTCGCTGCCAGGAAGCGGACAGGAGTCCGTCGAGCCCGAGGGCTACCCGGGCAAGCGCGCTGCCGAGATCGCTGGCATCACCTACCGCCAACTGGACTACTGGGCGCGAACCGATTTGGTTCGGCCGTCAATGGCCCGGGCGACCGGTAGCGGCAGTCGACGCCTCTACTCCTACCGCGACCTGCTGGAACTTCGGTCCGTTAAGTCTCTTTTGGACGCCGGCATCCGCCTGGAGCTAGTCCGTGAGGTCTTCGCCTATTTGACGACACAACTCGACGAGGACGTGACCCGGGTGAACCTGGTGATCAGTGGTTCATCGGTCATGGTCCGTACCGGCGAGGAGGAGATCGTCGACTTGCTGCGTCACGGTCAGGGAGTTCTCAACATCCTCCCTCTCTCCGGAGTCAAGGAACAGGTCGATGCCCGGATCGTGGAGCTGTACCCGGAGGGCCGTCGGGCCGCCGAAGCAGCCCCGATCGATCGGGCGGTCGGTCACTAG
- a CDS encoding class II aldolase/adducin family protein, protein MSKPDLRNNPAFKSEKPIPYDIPTFDDVEAERQHRKERLAAAFRIFGKYGFSEGVAGHVTVRDPEHTDCFWVNPFGTPFSHIRVSDLLLVSHTGEIMHGEFAVNQAAFAIHSGLHMARPDVIAAAHSHSLYGKAWASLGRPLDAITQDACIFYGDHVVFDDYTGVVNDPEEGKRIAYALGDRSAAILRNHGLLTVGQSVEAATWLFVTMERSCQAQLLAEAAGTPVIMDDETAAMTHRQVAGNFASWFSAQPLFAQILREQPDLLD, encoded by the coding sequence GTGAGTAAGCCTGATCTGCGAAACAACCCGGCATTCAAATCCGAAAAGCCCATTCCCTACGACATCCCGACGTTCGATGACGTCGAGGCCGAGCGCCAACACCGCAAAGAGCGCCTGGCTGCCGCCTTCCGAATCTTCGGCAAATACGGGTTCAGCGAAGGAGTGGCCGGCCATGTCACCGTGCGCGACCCCGAACACACCGACTGTTTCTGGGTTAACCCGTTTGGAACACCGTTTAGCCACATCCGAGTCTCGGACCTCCTCCTGGTGAGTCACACCGGCGAGATCATGCACGGCGAATTCGCCGTCAACCAGGCAGCGTTCGCCATCCATTCCGGCCTCCACATGGCCCGCCCCGATGTGATCGCAGCGGCCCACTCCCATTCGCTGTACGGCAAGGCTTGGGCCTCGCTTGGTCGACCGCTAGACGCCATCACTCAAGACGCCTGCATCTTCTACGGCGACCACGTTGTGTTCGACGACTACACCGGAGTCGTCAACGACCCCGAGGAAGGCAAACGCATCGCCTACGCCCTCGGAGACCGGAGTGCAGCCATCCTGAGGAATCACGGGCTCTTGACAGTTGGTCAGTCCGTGGAGGCGGCGACCTGGCTCTTCGTCACCATGGAACGCTCCTGTCAGGCCCAGTTGCTGGCCGAGGCAGCCGGTACGCCGGTCATCATGGATGACGAGACCGCAGCGATGACCCACCGGCAGGTGGCAGGCAACTTCGCCAGCTGGTTCAGTGCCCAGCCGTTGTTCGCCCAGATCCTGCGTGAACAGCCCGACCTCCTGGACTGA